In Phragmites australis chromosome 24, lpPhrAust1.1, whole genome shotgun sequence, the following are encoded in one genomic region:
- the LOC133907856 gene encoding uncharacterized protein LOC133907856, whose product MERDIVVSDHAAPSASFAENRIICRVCQKQFAQYTCPRCNSRYCSLPCYKGHSVQCTESFMRENVMDELKHMQPEDESKKKMLDIIKRLHLEEEMESDGDDESMLSEELIQKVMAGEEIKLEDLSDDQIKRFRQALASGELSKMIEPWTPWWKKTSARSISLSPDGSQLIGQVRTEDTAIPDPMTDQEPSINEIPEGPESPLPSLRQLTRAEPSPLLAVHLVDIMYSYCFTLRLYNGDWHSDPFGASTVALSMSKVMGEDSKPETVPEALMACIEESCSPAYRHTGGFRFAIGLVDDIITILSLGHNTFVCALCDFRRLFQDGERMLKAEKVGKTEKAQSSLKFRGAIRKLYFMTCWVHEQPNEAWLSLARIVEVQKASLEELDSGSKRADRKSNPQPKVLIEEV is encoded by the exons ATGGAGAGGGACATCGTGGTCTCGGACCACGCGGCCCCCTCGGCCTCCTTCGCCGAGAACAGGATCATCTGCCGCGT GTGCCAGAAGCAGTTTGCGCAGTACACTTGCCCCCGCTGCAACTCCCGCTACTGCTCGCTCCCGTGCTACAAG GGGCATAGCGTTCAATGCACCGAATCCTTCATGCGCGAGAATGTTATGGATGAGCTTAAGCACATGCAACCTGAAGATGAATCAAAGAAGAAGATGCTAGATATCATCAAACGGCTCCACTtggaagaagagatggagtcGGATGGTGACGATG AGTCAATGTTGTCAGAGGAGCTTATTCAAAAAGTTATGGCTG GAGAAGAGATAAAACTTGAAGACCTCTCTGATGATCAAATCAAACGATTTCGTCAAGCTCTGGCCTCAGGTGAACTCAGCAAGATGATTGAACCATGGACACCATGGTGGAAAAAAACGTCTGCCAGATCGATTTCCCTTAGCCCTGATGGAAGCCAGCTTATCGGACAAGTAAGAACAGAAGACACTGCTATACCAGATCCAATGACTGACCAAGAGCCTAGCATCAATGAAATTCCAGAAGGGCCAGAATCTCCTCTCCCATCACTCAGACAGTTAACTAGGGCTGAGCCATCTCCTCTGCTTGCTGTTCACTTGGTTGATATTATGTACAGTTACTGCTTCACACTTCGACTCTACAACGGTGATTGGCACTCTGATCCTTTTGGTGCTTCCACCGTTGCCCTGTCTATGTCAAAAGTCATGGGTGAGGACTCTAAACCTGAGACAGTACCTGAAGCACTTATGGCTTGCATAGAGGAGTCATGCTCACCAGCTTACAGGCACACCGGAGGTTTCAGGTTTGCCATAGGActtgtggatgatatcatcacCATTCTCTCCTTGGGACACAACACCTTTGTTTGTGCACTCTGTGACTTCCGTCGACTCTTCCAAGATGGTGAGAGGATGCTCAAGGCTGAGAAAGTGGGCAAGACGGAGAAGGCACAGAGCTCTCTAAAGTTTCGTGGTGCAATTAGGAAGCTATACTTCATGACTTGTTGGGTCCATGAGCAGCCAAATGAGGCCTGGCTGTCTTTAGCTCGCATCGTCGAGGTGCAGAAAGCATCTCTCGAAGAGTTGGACAGTGGGAGCAAAAGGGCAGATAGAAAGAGCAATCCTCAACCCAAGGTTCTTATTGAGGAGGTGTAA